The following are encoded together in the Phaseolus vulgaris cultivar G19833 chromosome 9, P. vulgaris v2.0, whole genome shotgun sequence genome:
- the LOC137821071 gene encoding serine/threonine-protein phosphatase 7 long form homolog, with amino-acid sequence MTTQESSHAKSFVDDKVFRHYCRPKFLGSLNKTLSAEEKFIIESTLFGWLIVLDGKLKLSRCPLRELCSRWVERTHGFVVSSRVVPFSLLDVCLGIGLRVVGDKFDLEKIENNCKSRSFFKSSHVTVKMIYDEIVKHRNECSIDDFCRLYILLGMSEFLFPSRMGLVLGGLFRVVDDLGELGRFNWGGLVYDFLIQSLCSASMCMRRKTNATYIHVRGCVYLMQIWALEHLFSYKRQMPRIGNRYPRIRHWMVVRLGDIEIASGLQQNVVIVDLSASNEELEKEFVVQAFEVVRRGFTSDM; translated from the exons ATGACAACTCAAGAAAGTAGTCATGCAAAATCTTTTGTGGATGATAAG GTGTTTAGGCATTATTGCAGGCCTAAATTTTTGGGAAGTTTGAACAAAACTTTAAGTGCTGAAGAAAAGTTTATTATTGAGTCAACCCTCTTTGGTTGGCTAATTGTGTTGGATGGGAAGCTGAAATTGAGTCGCTGCCCTTTAAGGGAGTTATGTAGCAGGTGGGTGGAGAGAACTCATGGTTTTGTAGTCAGCTCTAGAGTTGTCCCATTTAGTTTGTTAGATGTTTGTTTAGGTATAGGTCTTAGAGTTGTGGGAGACAAATTTGActtagaaaaaatagaaaacaattgtAAGAGTAGGAGTTTTTTCAAAAGTAGTCATGTAACTGTGAAAATGATTTATGATGAAATTGTTAAACATCGCAACGAATGTTCCATAGATGACTTTTGCAGGTTGTACATCTTGTTAGGAATGTCAGAGTTTTTATTTCCAAGTAGAATGGGTTTAGTTCTTGGTGGGTTGTTTAGGGTTGTGGATGATCTGGGCGAATTGGGTAGGTTTAATTGGGGAGGTTTAGTTTATGACTTTTTGATTCAGAGTTTGTGTTCAGCTTCAATGTGTATGAGGAGGAAAACTAATGCTACATATATCCATGTTCGTGGTTGTGTGTACTTAATGCAg ATATGGGCTCTTGAACATTTGTTCTCTTACAAGCGACAAATGCCGAGGATTGGAAATAGATATCCTCGTATCAGACATTGGATGGTTGTTAGGCTGGGTGACATTGAAATTGCATCTGGACTGCAACAAAATGTG GTTATTGTGGACTTATCTGCGTCCAATGAAGAGTTGGAAAAAGAATTTGTTGTTCAAGCATTTGAGGTAGTTCGACGTGGATTTACATCTGACATGTAA
- the LOC137820760 gene encoding uncharacterized protein has translation MEQWENLDIDTGDLASFVRRCNTNKSLIAGPAGNVQAVILNRNSKEPVNTQEFINNIADENHRRDFDSNPWNWAQHFLHFHGQIDGHDCEQISSLANIKQHSVFPLLSCVVKECQPNGLGDMLITIKDPTGTVRASVHEKVLKDPKFGSQIAVGSVLVLKNVFIFHKTFLSNKSISYFIKALMLL, from the exons ATGGAGCAATGGGAAAACCTTGACATTGACACCGGTGACCTTGCAAGCTTCGTGCGTCGTTGTAACACCAACAAAAGTCTCATTGCAGGCCCAGCCGGTAATGTGCAAGCAGTTATCCTTAATCGCAACTCCAAAGAACCAGTCAACACTCAAGAATTTATAAACAATATAGCTGACGAAAATCATAGGCGTGATTTTGATTCCAACCCATGGAATTGGGCACAACATTTTCTTCACTTTCATG gaCAAATTGATGGACATGATTGTGAGCAGATATCTTCTTTGGCTAACATTAAGCAACATTCTGTTTTTCCCTTGCTTTCTTGTGTTGTGAAAGAATGCCAACCAAATGGTTTAGGAGACATGTTAATAACTATTAAG GATCCAACTGGAACAGTTAGAGCAAGTGTACACGAAAAGGTGTTAAAAGATCCGAAATTTGGATCACAAATTGCAGTAGGATCAGTCTTGGTGCTAAAGAATGTATTTATCTTTCATAAAACTTTTCTTTCAAATAAGTCCATATCATATTTCATTAAAGCATTGATGTTGTTATAG
- the LOC137820761 gene encoding protein FAR-RED IMPAIRED RESPONSE 1-like, whose amino-acid sequence MDNFSLDDISLFEDGQPSQQIDNIGPDVNDVSEIVPTVGMSFDNADAVKNFYREYAIRKGFGIRTRSSKRGKDKELRYFMLVCARAGKYTSTIPTEVNTLPTQKHECPARITVGIKDNKWYIMSVHEEHSHDMSLTKSRLFRGNRRITSGYENMEFVERDVRNYVAKSRRALGKEGDGKALLNHFYHMRELNPQFYFDIDLDDDNRIRHVFWADARSRATWDSFGDVLCFDTTYLTNKYDMPFAPFVGVNHHGQSILLGCGLLSSENTEAFVWLFQSWLRCMSHKPPQGIVTDQCRAMKNAVEVVFPNARHRWCLWHMMKKIPEKLQGYTQYKDMKRVLKSWGNFISEYDLCNNDWLNTLFEERARWVPCYLKGFFWAGMSTTQRSESMNAFFDGYINSMTCLQQFVHQYDNALQHKAELECEADFASLNKVIPCSSQSAIERQFQAEYTHAKFYEVQAEFRGKMNCAVNNFFVDGHTCRFNVMEESFRDGRTNHSNWVVLFDRENLDVCCTCLLFEFRGILCRHCLVVLAQEKVIKVPTKYILTRWSKNVRRKHTYIRASYGSKDKDPQVQRYDGLCKKFYDIAESASGTTDTTELLHKHLDDFFVIHVQPTHPNWTTKKNVGQPRVRDVNEQPMSPIRTSLNNPVNEVRSPIIVKRKGRPRSTRKKSCSEKGGKQKKSSMACQIPIDRTTATDETANSEVMCSRVMAESEVNLNTLNEIRYSNQEVSSSPSIGFVSLLTSLHSNLNI is encoded by the exons ATGGATAATTTTTCTCTTGATGACATTTCCTTGTTTGAAGACGGTCAACCTTCACAACAAATTGATAACATAGGTCCTGATGTTAATGATGTTAGTGAAATAGTTCCTACCGTTGGCATGTCATTTGACAATGCAGATGCTGTTAAAAATTTCTATAGAGAATATGCCATCAGAAAAGGTTTTGGAATTAGAACAAGAAGTTCAAAGAGAGGAAAAGACAAAGAATTAAGATATTTCATGTTGGTTTGTGCAAGAGCAGGTAAATATACATCAACCATTCCCACAGAAGTTAACACCCTTCCAACTCAGAAGCATGAATGTCCAGCTCGTATTACTGTTGGCATCAAAGACAATAAGTGGTATATCATGTCAGTGCATGAAGAACATTCACACGACATgagcctaaccaagtctaggtTGTTTAGAGGAAATAGAAGAATAA CGAGTGGGTATGAGAATATGGAATTTGTTGAACGAGATGTCCGTAACTATGTTGCCAAAAGTAGAAGAGCGTTGGGGAAGGAAGGAGATGGCAAAGCACTCTTAAACCATTTTTATCATATGAGGGAACTTAACCCCCAATTTTACTTTGACATTGATTTAGATGATGATAATCGCATACGTCATGTATTTTGGGCAGATGCAAGAAGTCGTGCAACATGGGATAGTTTTGGAGATGTTTTGTGTTTTGATACGACATATTTGACGAATAAGTATGATATGCCATTTGCACCATTTGTCGGTGTTAATCACCACGGGCAGTCAATTTTGTTAGGATGTGGACTCCTTTCTTCAGAAAACACCGAAGCATTCGTGTGGTTATTTCAAAGTTGGCTTCGTTGTATGTCACACAAACCACCCCAAGGCATTGTCACAGATCAATGTAGGGCAATGAAAAATGCTGTTGAAGTTGTCTTTCCCAATGCGCGACACAGGTGGTGCTTATGGCACATGATGAAGAAAATACCCGAAAAACTTCAAGGATATACGCAATATAAAGATATGAAACGTGTTTTAAAAAGT TGGGGGAATTTCATAAGTGAGTATGACTTATGCAACAATGATTGGTTGAACACGTTATTTGAAGAACGGGCACGGTGGGTTCCTTGTTACCTTAAAGGGTTTTTCTGGGCAGGCATGTCCACAACACAACGAAGTGAGAGCATGAATGCATTTTTCGATGGGTATATTAATTCCATGACATGTCTCCAACAATTTGTGCACCAATATGATAATGCATTGCAACATAAGGCAGAATTGGAGTGTGAAGCCGACTTTGCTTCTCTCAACAAAGTTATTCCTTGTAGCTCACAATCAGCCATTGAAAGACAGTTTCAAGCAGAATACACCCATGCAAAATTCTACGAAGTCCAAGCTGAATTTAGAGGGAAGATGAATTGTgctgttaataatttttttgttgacGGACATACCTGTCGATTCAATGTTATGGAAGAGTCATTCCGGGATGGCCGAACAAACCACTCAAATTGGGTAGTGTTATTTGACCGCGAAAACCTTGATGTTTGTTGCACATgtttattatttgaatttagggGGATCTTGTGTCGACATTGCTTGGTTGTCCTTGCACAAGAAAAAGTGATAAAAGTGCCGACTAAGTATATTTTGACCAGGTGGAGTAAAAATGTTCGCCGTAAGCACACATATATAAGAGCTTCATATGGGAGCAAGGACAAAGATCCACAAGTTCAACGATATGATGGGTTGTGTAAGAAATTCTATGATATAGCTGAAAGTGCTAGTGGGACAACTGATACAACAGAACTTTTGCACAAGCATCTTGATGATTTTTTCGTCATACATGTTCAACCAACACACCCTAATTGGACAACAAAGAAAAATGTTGGTCAGCCACGCGTGCGTGATGTTAATGAACAACCAATGTCACCTATTCGTACAAGTTTGAATAACCCGGTGAATGAAGTGCGTAGCCCCATCATTGTCAAACGAAAGGGAAGACCACGCTCAACACGAAAGAAATCATGCTCTGAAAAGGGCGGAAAACAGAAAAAATCTTCTATGGCATGCCAAATTCCTATTGATCGCACTACG GCCACAGACGAGACTGCAAATTCAGAAGTTATGTGTTCTAGGGTCATGGCTGAAAGTGAAGTGAACCTAAATACACTGAATGAGATACGTTATTCAAATCAGGAG GTCTCAAGCAGTCCTTCTATTGGATTTGTTTCGCTATTGACATCATTACATAGTAATTTGAATATTTGA
- the LOC137820763 gene encoding uncharacterized protein, whose protein sequence is MTLEESVLDQTQVQSYSGNVKCMLLGMGMMQAEFELDQVLRVHECKGLHFEKAYPGWMGKYDGEKFDHEGSKMKIRVRHRVQPEHIVNINRNLTSLQRQRIEVVDVFFALGLRVVGEELCLQDDGGGLVNKVFGGEDIKIDILLEKLRNKVLDNLDALDGYNWGGAVYELIVSSLTRSSEVYNNQTNGREIYLAGCVPVLKLWVVQHVGLGIPVESQAISFPRFLQWPCVKIRSSSLNEAFSVAEIVWDWPVTEVERGLNIVKEALEIGEEHHQYTAYSPSSWEKVCNEHNMCEFVLLQNNKRIRDVEDQLRVLKELVDKQNHSSCSRVVPKDSTRSRPRRSPPSDSGGRSPHPIDMLKMYTMLCLLVGIARNRVVVNIEGNILTGSDLQSLSPEARVDNMVILFAMGLFMVDQLQKNGRVQRFCFNPFFADRVIQEMKTTSEKKEWDTKDYCSFAKDLIPFESLSYCDFVFIPTVHNDHW, encoded by the exons ATGACGTTGGAAGAAAGTGTGTTAGATCAG ACCCAAGTGCAAAGTTATTCTGGAAATGTGAAGTGCATGTTGCTTGGGATGGGCATGATGCAGGCAGAATTTGAGTTAGATCAGGTTTTGAGAGTCCATGAGTGTAAAGGATTGCA TTTTGAAAAGGCTTATCCTGGTTGGATGGGGAAGTATGACGGTGAAAAGTTTGATCATGAAGGAAGCAAAATGAAG ATTCGAGTAAGACACAGAGTGCAACCTGAACATATTGTTAACATCAATAGAAATTTAACTTCATTGCAGCGGCAAAGAATAGAG GTTGTTGATGTGTTTTTTGCATTGGGGTTGCGAGTGGTGGGTGAAGAATTATGTTTGCAAGATGATGGTGGTGGGTTGGTGAATAAGGTCTTTGGAGGAGAGGACATAAAGATAGATATTCTTTTGGAAAAATTGAGAAACAAA GTTTTAGATAATTTAGATGCATTGGATGGGTACAATTGGGGTGGTGCAGTGTATGAGTTAATAGTTTCCAGTTTAACCCGGTCATCCGAGGTATATAACAACCAAACGAATGGCCGTGAAATTTATTTGGCAGGTTGCGTTCCTGTTTTGAAG CTTTGGGTTGTTCAACATGTTGGCCTTGGCATCCCTGTGGAAAGCCAAGCAATATCTTTTCCGAGGTTTTTGCAGTGGCCGTGTGTAAAGATTCGATCAAGCAGTTTAAATGAAGCGTTCTCTGTTGCTGAG ATTGTATGGGATTGGCCAGTGACTGAAGTCGAGCGAGGACTAAACATTGTTAAAGAAGCCCTCGAAATTGGAGAGGAACATCATCAATATACTGCCTATTCTCCAAGTTCGTGGGAGAAAGTTTGTAACGAGCATAATATGTGTGAATTTGTACTTCTTCAGAACAACAAGAGAATACGTGATGTTGAGGACCAATTACGAGTGCTAAAAGAACTAGTGGACAAACAAAACCATTCGTCATGTTCCAGAGTTGTACCTAAGGACAGTACGAGGTCACGTCCTCGAAGGTCACCTCCTTCAGACTCAGGTGGTCGAAGCCCACATCCTATTGACATGTTGAAGATGTATACAATGTTGTGTTTGTTGGTAGGAATTGCTAGAAATCG TGTTGTTGTTAACATTGAAGGCAACATATTGACCGGTTCAGACCTGCAATCTTTATCTCCGGAAGCCAGAGTTGACAACATG GTGATTCTCTTTGCAATGGGGTTGTTCATGGTTGATCAACTTCAAAAGAATGGAAGGGTCCAACGTTTTTGCTTTAACCCTTTTTTTGCT GATCGTGTTATTCAAGAAATGAAAACAACTTCGGAAAAGAAAGAGTGGGACACGAAGGATTACTGTTCGTTTGCAAAAGATTTGATTCCATTTGAATCACTATCATATTGCGATTTT GTATTCATCCCAACGGTGCACAATGACCATTGGTGA